In a single window of the Raphanus sativus cultivar WK10039 chromosome 9, ASM80110v3, whole genome shotgun sequence genome:
- the LOC108825972 gene encoding cytochrome P450 85A2 — MGIMMVMFGLLLIIVCICSALLRWNQMRYSKKGLPPGTMGWPVFGETTEFLKQGPDFMKNQRLRYGSFFKSHILGCPTIVSMDAELNRYILMSESKGLVAGYPQSMLDILGTCNIAAVHGQSHKLMRGSLLALISPAMMKDHLLPKIDEFMRSYLCGWDELETVDIQEKTKHMAFLSSLLQIAETLKKTEVEEYRTEFFKLVVGTLSVPIDLPGTNYRCGVQARNNIDRLLTELMQERRELGETFTDMLGYLMKKEDNKYMLTDKEIRDQVVTILYSGYETVSTTSMMALKYLHDHPRALEELRKEHLAIRDRKRPDEPLNLDDIKSMKFTRAVILETSRLATIVNGVLRKTTHDLELNGYLIPKGWRIYVYTREINYDISLYEDPMIFNPWRWMEKSLESKSYFLLFGGGARLCPGKELGISEVSSFIHYFVTRYKWEEKRGEKLVVFPRVSAPKGYHVMVSPY; from the exons ATGGGTATAATGATGGTGATGTTCGGTCTTCTTTTGATCATTGTATGCATCTGCTCTGCTCTTCTCCGATGGAACCAGATGCGTTATTCCAAGAAAGGTCTACCTCCTGGAACCATGGGCTGGCCAGTTTTTGGTGAAACAACTGAGTTTCTCAAACAAGGACCAGATTTCATGAAGAACCAAAGACTCAG ATATGGGAGTTTCTTCAAATCTCACATTCTTGGTTGCCCAACAATAGTCTCAATGGACGCAGAGCTCAATAGATACATTCTAATGAGCGAGTCGAAAGGACTAGTTGCTGGTTACCCACAATCCATGCTCGATATTCTAGGGACATGCAACATCGCTGCGGTTCACGGCCAGAGCCACAAGCTCATGAGAGGCTCATTGCTCGCTCTAATAAGCCCAGCCATGATGAAAGACCATCTCTTGCCTAAGATTGATGAGTTCATGAGAAGCTATCTTTGTGGTTGGGATGAGCTCGAGACCGTTGATATCCAAGAAAAGACCAAACAT ATGGCATTTTTATCATCGTTGTTACAAATAGCAGAGACTTTGAAAAAAACAGAGGTTGAAGAATATAGAACAGAGTTCTTCAAGCTTGTTGTCGGAACTCTTTCGGTCCCAATCGATCTCCCAGGAACGAATTATCGCTGTGGAGTCCAA GCAAGAAACAATATCGATAGGTTATTGACAGAGCTGATGCAAGAACGAAGAGAGTTAGGAGAAACATTCACGGACATGTTGGGTTACTTGATGAAGAAGGAAGATAACAAATACATGTTAACTGATAAGGAGATTAGAGATCAAGTGGTAACGATTTTGTATTCGGGTTATGAGACCGTCTCTACAACTTCCATGATGGCACTTAAGTATCTCCATGATCACCCTAGAGCTCTTGAAGAACTTAGA AAAGAACATTTGGCTATAAGAGACCGAAAACGACCTGACGAACCACTCAATCTCGACGATATTAAATCGATGAAATTCACTCGAGCT GTGATCCTCGAGACATCAAGATTGGCAACGATTGTCAATGGTGTCCTACGAAAAACGACTCACGACTTGGAACTCAATG GGTATTTAATCCCAAAGGGTTGGAGAATTTATGTTTACACAAGAGAGATCAACTATGATATATCTCTATATGAAGATCCAATGATCTTTAACCCATGGAGATGGATG GAAAAGAGCTTGGAATCAAAGAGCTATTTCTTACTCTTTGGAGGTGGAGCAAGACTTTGCCCTGGAAAGGAACTAGGAATCTCTGAAGTCTCCAGCTTCATTCACTACTTTGTTACAAGATACAA ATGGGAGGAGAAAAGAGGAGAGAAACTAGTGGTGTTTCCAAGAGTTTCTGCACCAAAAGGATACCATGTTATGGTTTCACCTTACTGA
- the LOC108825284 gene encoding uncharacterized protein LOC108825284 codes for MEVHNGEMTSFWFDRWSQLGVLINLTGERGCIDLGIPLNASIKVAVHSYRRRRHRNPFTKQIAQEITRLQELGLSHEQDVCLWKRENDEFKPGFLTSQTWNLIRMHAPQAVWWKGIWFKEATPKYAFLTWLAALNRLSTGDRLLKWNPQATSTCWLCSTAVETRDHLFFECRYSEEVWRGTVKKLVGNGLSAKWSMLMQRLVRGLKDKTSTFLFRYCFQVVVYALWFERNTRRVGEPPKPPTHLIRLLDKSIRNRITALQKTGGRYDKAMEIWFGSR; via the coding sequence ATGGAAGTCCATAATGGTGAGATGACTTCTTTTTGGTTTGATAGATGGAGTCAGTTGGGAGTATTGATCAATCTTACAGGTGAAAGGGGCTGTATTGACCTTGGTATCCCGCTTAATGCCTCGATCAAAGTAGCAGTGCATTCTTACCGTCGACGCAGGCACAGGAACCCCTTCACCAAGCAAATAGCTCAGGAAATTACGAGGCTCCAAGAGCTGGGCCTGAGTCATGAACAGGATGTTTGTCTTTGGAAAAGGGAGAATGATGAATTCAAGCCTGGGTTCTTAACATCACAAACGTGGAATCTGATCAGAATGCATGCTCCTCAAGCCGTGTGGTGGAAAGGGATCTGGTTCAAGGAAGCAACTCCCAAGTATGCCTTCCTCACTTGGTTAGCTGCTCTTAACAGACTTTCGACAGGTGACAGATTGCTGAAATGGAACCCGCAAGCAACCTCTACCTGTTGGCTCTGTTCCACAGCAGTTGAGACTAGAGACCACTTATTTTTCGAATGTCGTTATTCTGAGGAAGTATGGCGAGGAACAGTTAAGAAGCTGGTCGGTAACGGTCTGTCTGCAAAATGGTCCATGTTGATGCAGAGATTGGTGAGAGGATTGAAAGACAAAACTTCAACCTTCCTCTTTCGATACTGCTTCCAAGTGGTGGTGTATGCTCTCTGGTTTGAGAGGAACACACGCAGAGTTGGTGAGCCGCCTAAACCTCCCACTCATCTTATCAGATTGTTGGATAAATCGATTCGAAACAGGATAACAGCATTGCAAAAAACAGGTGGAAGATACGACAAAGCAATGGAGATTTGGTTTGGGAGTAGATGA
- the LOC108826634 gene encoding mediator of RNA polymerase II transcription subunit 15a-like, whose protein sequence is MEGHSSRKPNEQGGDSLASDWRSQHEPDLRKRVALAIVEKLKIFFPRHNTDSIKKTACTFEHKIYGMAKDKNDYLRKIHEMIIATEKKFRTGGTSANGANTPDQAAQALNQGQSLPTSSAYAQTPTSQRCLSESNIPESSGLPTQPPMTVSAASQNLNIQMGEGVESNLGPGPQRQIQGRQQLLQKPQKQQQSSNTMYQHQMDQQLLKGKIHHGNHQPQQHHQQMPHHRSLSPIERSFPQSSALSSHPQKMAVPSQQHKILERKHHISQLMNGQDTQQTHLTSQQSNGEKQRTSQQNSMASFNVHGSSLFGTQGQEVKRSQSMMLQHSNNTQRFQTAGSMHQSQNLAAQQKQPYQFQTAQPANPSISQDSKGKMLNISGGDWREETYQKIKALKEEHSILLNTMLQRLSENLQAIDSIPEQKMAYEPHAKNLRAGKAALEQVLAFLNVSRGSVSERLRDKFSVYERQILKFVKSQREWQQQQVHLHPSQTHQTSLQSQSGQVHVPQSLDSVQMNSSLMPNHQNGPLSCSVSSLKTSRGSYSSQTRPMREPKDDNNIMSSSSGNAVVQHSLEQSPQLVTHSNQERRQQQQLQQHLSSSQRHLPKPSASPARVSDMSPSASSPQVQNYHSPHQLVEQQTLPTPFNKTESQEHPPLVTPTPEPITERPIDRLIKAIQSSSRESLAQSASEMSSVISMSDRFAGSIHSTRGFRASVAEDLSERTRLRLQQGNTKRFKRSFTTMPLDITTSQSDSYKQFSVDKIEPSHALLQEITEINGRLLETVVSICNDDVRPREVNLGLTVVTCAYVPVALSPTFKALYDSGHISQIQPLRLLAPQNYPNSPILLDNVLFDSASEDLSSRARSRFSLAMTKYSEPVLLKEIAKVWDECARAAMLEYAERRGGGTFSSKYGRWESVLRAS, encoded by the exons ATGGAGGGACATTCTAGTCGGAAGCCTAACGAACAAGGCGGAGACTCTCTTGCTAGTGATTGGAGATCACAACATGAGCCTGATCTACGTAAGAGAGTTGCTCTAGCAAT AGTGGAGAAGTTGAAGATCTTTTTTCCTAGACATAATACAGATAGTATTAAAAAGACCGCTTGTACATTTGAGCATAAGATCTATGGCATGGCGAAAGATAAG AATGATTACTTGCGGAAAATCCATGAAATGATAATTGCTAccgaaaaaaaattcagaactGGTGGTACTTCAGCCAATGGAGCTAATACTCCAGATCAAG CAGCTCAAGCTCTGAATCAAGGACAATCACTTCCCACCTCGTCGGCATATGCACAGACTCCAACAAGCCAACGATGCTTATCTGAAAGCAACATTCCTGAATCTTCTGGTTTGCCCACTCAGCCTCCTATGACCGTTTCTGCTGCGTCTCAGAATCTAAACATTCAAATGGGTGAAGGAGTTGAATCAAATCTTGGTCCCGGTCCTCAAAGACAGATTCAAGGAAGGCAACAGCTTCTTCAGAAGCCTCAAAAGCAGCAACAGAGTTCCAACACCATGTACCAGCATCAGATGGATCAACAGCTTCTGAAAGGGAAAATCCATCACGGGAATCACCAGCCGCAGCAGCATCACCAGCAAATGCCTCATCATAGATCATTGTCTCCTATTGAGCGGTCTTTTCCTCAGTCTTCTGCTCTTTCTAGTCATCCACAGAAGATGGCTGTGCCGTCCCAGCAACATAAAATACTAGAACGGAAGCATCACATTAGTCAACTGATGAATGGTCAAGACACCCAGCAGACTCATCTAACATCGCAACAAAGCAATGGGGAGAAACAACGGACCTCCCAGCAGAACAGTATGGCTAGCTTTAATGTGCATGGATCAAGTTTATTTGGTACTCAAGGCCAAGAGGTGAAGCGGTCTCAATCAATGATGCTACAACATTCGAATAATACACAAAGGTTTCAAACAGCAGGTTCTATGCACCAAAGCCAGAACCTAGCAGCCCAACAGAAACAGCCATATCAATTTCAGACAGCCCAGCCGGCAAATCCATCTA TCTCTCAAGATTCTAAAGGCAAGATGTTAAACATCAGTGGTGGTGACTGGCGAGAAGAGACCTATCAGAAG ATAAAAGCTCTCAAAGAGGAGCATTCAATTCTTCTGAATACAATGTTACAAAGATTATCTGAAAATTTGCAAGCG ATTGATTCTATTCCTGAACAGAAGATGGCATATGAGCCTCATGCTAAAAATCTAAGGGCAGGCAAAGCGGCGTTGGAACAAGTTCTTGCGTTCTTAAATGTCAGTAGGGGCAGTGTATCAGAGAGGCTCAGAGATAAGTTTAGCGTATATGAGAGACAGATATTGAAATTTGTCAAGTCTCAGAGGGAATGGCAGCAGCAACAAGTGCATCTCCATCCTTCTCAGACTCATCAAACATCATTACAATCTCAAAGTGGTCAAGTCCATGTGCCACAGTCCCTTGACAGCGTTCAAATGAATTCAAGTTTGATGCCAAATCACCAAAACGGGCCCTTATCTTGTTCAGTATCTTCTCTTAAGACATCAAGGGGGAGTTATTCGTCGCAGACAAGGCCTATGAGGGAACCAAAAGATGACAACAACATTATGTCGTCCTCATCAGGAAATGCCGTGGTACAACATTCTCTTGAACAGAGTCCACAGCTGGTCACACACTCGAACCAGGAGAGgcggcagcagcagcagcttcaGCAACATCTCTCATCGAGTCAGCGCCACCTTCCAAAGCCAAGTGCTTCTCCAGCACGTGTGTCTGACATGTCTCCATCAGCTTCATCACCTCAGGTGCAGAACTACCATTCTCCTCATCAGCTGGTGGAGCAGCAGACTCTTCCTACACCATTTAACAAAACAGAATCTCAGGAGCATCCTCCTCTGGTTACTCCTACTCCTGAGCCAATCACAGAGCGGCCTATTGATCGTCTGATAAAAGCG ATTCAATCATCATCACGTGAATCTTTGGCACAATCAGCAAGTGAGATGAGCTCGGTCATCAGCATGAGTGACAGGTTTGCTGGTTCGATCCACTCCACCAGAGGATTTAGAGCTAGTGTAGCCGAGGATTTGAGTGAGAGGACAAGGCTCCGTTTGCAACAAGGCAATACCAAGAGATTTAAGCGCTCATTCACCACTATGCCTCTAGATATCACCACATCACAATCTGACAGCTACAAACAGTTCAGTGTCGACAAGATCGAG CCTAGTCATGCCCTCCTGCAAGAGATCACTGAAATAAATGGGAGGCTTTTAGAGACAGTGGTGAGTATATGCAATGACGATGTCCGTCCAAGGGAAGTCAATTTAGGATTAACAGTCGTCACGTGTGCTTATGTCCCTGTGGCTCTCAGTCCCACATTCAAAGCTCTTTACGATTCAGGACATATC TCACAGATTCAGCCGTTACGTTTACTAGCTCCTCAGAATTATCCAAATTCCCCAATACTTCTAGATAACGTCCTTTTTGACAGCGCCAG TGAGGATTTATCTTCGAGAGCTAGATCGAGGTTCAGTTTGGCCATGACGAAATACTCAGAACCAGTGTTACTTAAAGAAATAGCTAAAGTTTGGGATGAGTGTGCGAGAGCTGCAATGCTCGAGTACGCTGAAAGGCGTGGTGGAGGCACTTTCAGCTCCAAGTATGGTCGTTGGGAGTCTGTTCTGAGAGCTTCATGA